A single genomic interval of Terriglobales bacterium harbors:
- a CDS encoding sigma-54 dependent transcriptional regulator translates to MSTAFEGRKILLLDDDPDVRRVFARFLTANGFLIEESDTFAAALRSFEAVRPDVAVLDFRLPDGTALDLVPKLKQVEPAIPLIVLTGYGSMELGVSLIKAGAEQCLAKPIEPASLLLVIQRVLENSRNQQKQLASSTRRRRVVLDPFLGESAAIRQLAETAAKVAKSHSPVLIQGETGTGKGVLANWLHENGPRADESFVDLNCAGLTREFLESELFGYEKGAYTGAVSAKPGLLEVGHRGTIFLDEIGDIDPTVQPKLLKVVEEKRFRRMGDVRDRFVDVRLVAATHQDLRRLIESKVFRSDLYFRISTVPIAIPALRERAQDVPAIAAALLQRICIDMARSPAELSSRAVQRLRSYDWPGNIRELRNVLERALLLSDKPVLEPADFFFEAKAGSRPPTYESAWTLDELERFHIARVFAEENNNVEKTAKRLGIAKSTLYQRLKAMQLT, encoded by the coding sequence GAGCTTCGAAGCCGTCCGTCCCGACGTCGCCGTGCTCGATTTTCGCCTGCCCGACGGGACCGCCCTCGATCTGGTTCCCAAGCTCAAGCAGGTGGAGCCGGCCATCCCGCTCATCGTGCTGACCGGATACGGCTCCATGGAGCTGGGCGTCTCGCTGATCAAGGCGGGGGCGGAGCAATGCCTGGCCAAACCCATCGAGCCGGCTTCCCTCCTGCTGGTCATCCAGAGGGTGCTGGAGAACTCTCGTAACCAGCAGAAGCAGTTGGCCAGCAGCACGCGCCGGCGGCGAGTCGTGCTGGACCCCTTCCTGGGCGAGAGCGCGGCCATCCGGCAGCTGGCCGAGACCGCCGCCAAGGTGGCCAAGAGCCACAGCCCGGTCCTGATCCAGGGCGAGACGGGGACGGGCAAAGGCGTACTCGCCAACTGGCTGCACGAGAACGGGCCCCGCGCCGACGAGTCCTTCGTCGACCTGAACTGCGCCGGCCTCACCCGCGAGTTCCTGGAGTCGGAGCTGTTCGGCTACGAGAAGGGCGCTTACACCGGAGCGGTCAGCGCCAAGCCCGGCCTGCTCGAGGTGGGGCACCGCGGCACCATCTTCCTCGACGAGATCGGCGACATCGATCCCACCGTCCAGCCCAAGCTGCTGAAGGTGGTGGAGGAAAAGCGCTTCCGGCGCATGGGCGACGTGCGCGATCGCTTCGTTGACGTCCGCCTCGTCGCCGCCACCCACCAGGACCTGCGCCGCCTGATCGAGAGCAAGGTGTTCCGCAGCGACCTCTACTTCCGGATCAGCACGGTGCCCATCGCCATCCCGGCCTTGCGGGAGCGCGCCCAAGACGTCCCGGCCATCGCCGCCGCCCTGCTGCAGCGGATCTGCATCGACATGGCGCGCTCGCCGGCGGAGCTGTCGTCCCGGGCGGTGCAGCGCCTGCGCTCCTACGACTGGCCCGGCAACATCCGCGAATTGCGCAATGTGCTGGAGCGCGCCCTGCTGCTCAGCGACAAGCCGGTCCTCGAGCCCGCCGACTTCTTCTTCGAAGCCAAGGCGGGGAGCCGTCCGCCCACTTACGAATCCGCCTGGACCCTGGACGAACTGGAGCGCTTCCACATCGCCCGCGTCTTCGCCGAGGAGAACAACAACGTGGAGAAGACCGCCAAGCGCTTGGGCATCGCCAAGAGCACGCTCTACCAGAGACTGAAGGCGATGCAACTGACCTAG